The genomic window AGCCGGTGAAATCTAAAATGTCGTCCACGATTTGGAAGGCCATGCCCAGAGCATACCCTAACCGGCGCATGGCCTCTACCTGTTCTTCCGGCGCCTGGCTCAACACGGCGGCTCCGGCCGTGGCCAACTCGAACAAGGAAGCCGTCTTGGCGTAAATGCGGCGGTAGTAACGCTCCCGATCGGTGTGGTGGATGCCGTCGAATAACTGGGAGATCTCGCCGCTGACGATGACGGCCAGCGTGTCGGCGAACATACGCATCACCTGCACCGAGTTGGTGGCTGCGGCCAGAGTGGCCGAGCGGGCGAAGATGAAATCCCCGGTGAGCACCGTGGCCGCCGGTGACCATTGGGCGTTGAGGGTGGGCATCCCCCGTCGCATCAACGCCCCATCAATGAGGTCATCGTGCACCAAAGTGGCCGTGTGCAACATCTCCACCGCGGCGGCAAAAGTCGACAAAGGTTGGGTCTCGCCTTTCAGCATTCCCCCCACCAAAAGGACCAACGCCGGGCGTACCCGTTTTCCACCGGCAGCCACCAGGTGGGCCAGGGCCGCACGCAGATCGGGATGGTGGCCTTCGGCCTGTTCGACCATCAAACGCTCCACCGCGCGCAATTGCTCACGGATGGGCTCGGGAAAAATCGCTGTGCTCAAACTTTGTCTCTCCAGG from Anaerolineae bacterium includes these protein-coding regions:
- a CDS encoding polyprenyl synthetase family protein — its product is MSTAIFPEPIREQLRAVERLMVEQAEGHHPDLRAALAHLVAAGGKRVRPALVLLVGGMLKGETQPLSTFAAAVEMLHTATLVHDDLIDGALMRRGMPTLNAQWSPAATVLTGDFIFARSATLAAATNSVQVMRMFADTLAVIVSGEISQLFDGIHHTDRERYYRRIYAKTASLFELATAGAAVLSQAPEEQVEAMRRLGYALGMAFQIVDDILDFTGSPAQMGKPIGSDLRNGIVTLPVLNYAERHPEAEGVVLLREGKALPDPVLDELIEQVRQSEAIAQAAEEARQFVREAWRILSAFPQGQEREALWSLGAYIVDREF